One Aegilops tauschii subsp. strangulata cultivar AL8/78 chromosome 7, Aet v6.0, whole genome shotgun sequence genomic window carries:
- the LOC120969616 gene encoding uncharacterized protein, whose product MAVTKARKATKRSTPATADAGAGASSSMSMAPPPGPGGLSELQQPPPLPPGVYFNPTNAESIGFLNRWIAGDDKMPDARGFILHADMYDNDPYALQRLHPPASARAGEHTWWFLGESKFQSPCSAAENKRADRSVRTGGFWRVEQSKEELPEEGGLKNCFGFYYVPPPPAKKLKTPWLMQEFTSDMDRGAGRRGVPALHKLYVTPRPEGLREIYGEDGLTAGNKKPVPADYFAAAAALMPPGSVRGLRQEHVEPPQPQASELPPSPPPLLDYGDDDDGQNFMDGIMSSVGPLHYDDSQKGQNSMGAANVLGQYQQQHDEDGPEDNFSIPMDQFMKIFDKPAETEGEEPAWDSLPDIVDQDEFLKFNKDA is encoded by the coding sequence ATGGCCGTCACGAAAGCGAGGAAAGCAACCAAGAGATCAACTCCCGCCaccgccgacgccggagccggagccagCAGCTCCATGTCCATGGCGCCTCCGCCCGGTCCCGGCGGGTTGAGCGAGCTccagcagccgccgccgttgcctcCCGGCGTCTACTTCAACCCGACGAACGCGGAGAGCATAGGGTTCCTCAACCGGTGGATCGCCGGCGACGACAAGATGCCCGACGCGCGGGGGTTCATCTTGCACGCCGACATGTACGACAACGACCCCTACGCGCTGCAGCGGCTGCACCCGCCGGCCAGCGCCCGCGCGGGCGAGCACACGTGGTGGTTCCTCGGCGAGAGCAAGTTCCAGAGCCCGTGCAGCGCGGCCGAGAACAAGCGCGCCGACCGCAGCGTCCGGACCGGCGGGTTCTGGCGGGTGGAGCAGAGCAAGGAGGAGCTTCCCGAAGAGGGCGGGCTCAAGAACTGCTTCGGGTTCTACTACGTCCCCCCGCCCCCGGCCAAGAAGCTCAAGACGCCGTGGCTCATGCAGGAGTTCACCAGCGACATGGACAGGGGCGCCGGCAGGAGGGGGGTGCCCGCGCTCCACAAGCTCTATGTCACGCCGCGCCCCGAGGGCCTGAGGGAAATCTACGGGGAGGACGGCCTGACGGCGGGGAACAAGAAGCCTGTCCCGGCAGACTatttcgccgccgccgccgcgctgaTGCCGCCGGGGAGTGTCCGTGGTCTCCGGCAAGAACACGTTGAGCCGCCACAGCCACAGGCGTCGGAGCTGCCGCCTTCGCCCCCGCCCCTTCTTGAttacggcgacgacgacgacggccaAAACTTCATGGATGGCATAATGTCGTCGGTGGGTCCTCTTCACTACGACGACAGCCAGAAGGGGCAGAACTCCATGGGGGCAGCCAATGTTCTTGGTCAGTACCAGCAGCAGCATGATGAGGACGGGCCTGAGGATAATTTCAGTATCCCAATGGACCAATTCATGAAAATATTTGACAAGCCAGCGGAGACGGAGGGGGAAGAACCGGCGTGGGACTCTTTGCCGGACATAGTTGATCAGGATGAGTTCCTGAAATTCAACAAGGATGCTTAG